From Peptoanaerobacter stomatis, one genomic window encodes:
- a CDS encoding head-tail connector protein — MDLASIKEYLRVDNSNQDNYIDVLIKISDDYMENAIDNYREKMKDDKFKMKSEICQKAIIQDMFDNRTLINKDSEMTYIIRSMITQLQT, encoded by the coding sequence ATGGATTTGGCAAGTATTAAAGAGTATTTAAGGGTTGACAATTCAAATCAAGATAACTATATAGACGTTTTGATAAAAATATCTGATGACTATATGGAAAATGCTATAGATAACTATAGAGAAAAAATGAAAGATGACAAATTCAAAATGAAATCGGAAATATGTCAAAAAGCTATAATTCAAGATATGTTTGACAATAGAACATTAATCAACAAAGATAGCGAAATGACATATATAATACGTTCTATGATTACACAATTACAAACATAA
- a CDS encoding phage tail terminator family protein: protein MISLKDIMYAINTLISNHLQMDVDSKNLDEVFERPSIRTSLDDVRTSAFMQSMKKREFTIRVYYFPREIKKNKIEILEITEKLERIFFDNIYIKDDFFIYIDDVFFETVDGVLVATMNFLTMEELPIPSEDEFIEYMEELSISYIK, encoded by the coding sequence ATGATTAGTCTTAAAGATATAATGTATGCTATAAATACTCTTATTTCTAATCATTTACAAATGGATGTAGATAGTAAAAACTTAGACGAAGTATTCGAAAGACCGAGCATAAGAACATCATTAGATGATGTGAGAACAAGTGCATTTATGCAGTCTATGAAAAAAAGAGAATTTACAATAAGAGTATACTATTTTCCAAGAGAAATTAAGAAAAATAAGATAGAAATACTTGAAATTACAGAGAAATTGGAAAGAATTTTTTTTGATAATATTTATATAAAAGATGATTTTTTTATATATATTGATGATGTGTTCTTCGAAACAGTGGACGGCGTGTTGGTCGCAACAATGAATTTCTTGACTATGGAAGAATTGCCAATCCCAAGCGAAGATGAATTCATAGAATATATGGAAGAATTAAGTATCTCATATATAAAATAA
- a CDS encoding YopX family protein → MRKIKFRAKRIDNGKWAYGLLVPMFGQLGIIKANDENTFYVVDTKTIGQYTGLKDRRRKEIYEGDILKGVYFFSGAGWFDTGEGEYTINAKVIYEDGKFTCNGFDVGDICDSVKVSRN, encoded by the coding sequence ATGAGAAAAATAAAATTCAGAGCTAAAAGAATAGATAACGGGAAATGGGCTTATGGTTTATTAGTTCCTATGTTTGGACAGTTAGGAATTATCAAAGCAAATGACGAAAATACTTTCTATGTAGTAGATACAAAAACCATAGGACAGTATACAGGTCTCAAAGACAGACGAAGAAAAGAAATATACGAGGGCGATATTTTAAAAGGAGTATATTTCTTTTCGGGTGCAGGTTGGTTCGACACGGGAGAGGGAGAGTATACCATAAATGCCAAAGTAATATATGAAGACGGTAAATTCACTTGTAATGGTTTTGATGTAGGAGATATATGCGATAGTGTAAAAGTAAGCAGAAATTAA
- a CDS encoding ParB/RepB/Spo0J family partition protein: protein MSAFNLTDLLNSRIKEDIQKQDSETEFKYIDIKDLIESKENFYKTNKLEDMKESIRILGIEQPLRVEEADAQGKYKILAGHTRYKASVELSKEDSKYSKIPCYIKKKQSDLLSELTLILTNYTAREPSEYEKMQEILRIEELIKEYKKNNNIKGNTRDILSNVINMSNSNIARYKAINNNLDVKLLEEYKNEKISTNLAYEISILDKDNQEKLYHDIQENKNITIQDIKKVREKAEHKEKNKSIKENKSVNILQDIINEAKNNINIILENNINIDITNIQELINKQLDYMYNRISKKEFME, encoded by the coding sequence ATGTCAGCATTTAATCTAACAGATTTATTAAACAGCAGGATCAAAGAAGATATACAAAAACAAGACAGCGAAACAGAGTTCAAGTATATAGATATAAAAGACCTGATAGAAAGCAAAGAGAATTTTTACAAAACAAACAAATTAGAAGATATGAAAGAAAGCATTAGAATATTAGGAATAGAACAGCCTTTAAGAGTAGAAGAAGCAGACGCACAAGGCAAGTATAAAATCCTAGCAGGACATACAAGATACAAAGCAAGTGTAGAGCTATCAAAAGAAGATAGCAAATATAGTAAAATACCATGCTATATAAAGAAAAAACAAAGCGATTTATTATCAGAATTAACATTGATATTGACCAACTATACAGCAAGAGAGCCGAGCGAATACGAAAAAATGCAAGAGATACTAAGAATTGAAGAGCTGATAAAAGAATATAAGAAAAATAATAATATCAAAGGCAATACTAGAGATATATTATCAAATGTAATTAATATGTCAAACTCAAATATTGCACGATATAAAGCGATTAATAATAACCTAGATGTAAAACTACTTGAAGAATATAAAAATGAGAAAATAAGTACAAATTTAGCGTATGAGATTAGTATATTAGATAAAGATAATCAAGAAAAACTATATCACGATATACAAGAAAATAAAAACATAACCATACAAGATATAAAAAAAGTAAGAGAAAAAGCAGAACACAAAGAAAAAAATAAAAGTATAAAAGAAAATAAGAGCGTTAATATTTTACAAGATATTATTAATGAAGCAAAGAACAATATAAATATTATATTAGAAAACAATATTAATATAGATATTACAAATATACAAGAGCTGATTAATAAGCAACTAGACTATATGTATAATAGAATATCAAAAAAGGAGTTTATGGAATGA
- a CDS encoding Holliday junction resolvase RecU, with protein sequence MITNRATKQDYIQLQNKKSNAQGRHFEDYIEKACNIYREKGIANIKKVPEPFRVTKLYPNGTFTGRFIAKAEPDFKGTLKNGRSIVFEAKMTSKDRIMQNVLTDAQARALENHSILGAYTGVCVNIQDSYYFIPYGIWANMKEIYGRKYLTRTDIEVYEVDFNCAVMFLNYKNKE encoded by the coding sequence ATGATAACAAACAGAGCCACAAAACAAGACTATATACAATTACAAAACAAAAAAAGTAATGCACAAGGTAGACATTTTGAAGACTATATAGAAAAAGCATGTAATATATACAGAGAAAAAGGCATAGCAAATATAAAAAAAGTACCCGAGCCATTCAGAGTAACAAAGCTATATCCAAACGGAACATTTACGGGAAGATTTATAGCCAAAGCAGAACCGGACTTCAAAGGCACATTAAAAAATGGACGTTCAATAGTATTTGAAGCAAAAATGACAAGCAAAGATAGAATAATGCAAAATGTACTAACAGACGCACAAGCAAGAGCATTAGAAAATCATAGCATACTGGGAGCATATACAGGAGTATGCGTAAACATACAAGACAGCTATTATTTTATACCTTATGGAATATGGGCTAATATGAAAGAAATATATGGAAGAAAATACCTAACAAGAACGGATATTGAGGTATACGAAGTAGATTTTAATTGTGCTGTAATGTTTCTAAACTATAAGAACAAGGAGTAA
- a CDS encoding phage tail sheath C-terminal domain-containing protein, which yields MGLPKIEIIFKQKAITAIKRSALGVVALIVKDDTNKTFTTREYKNITDIVDEEYTAENLKLIKDTFTFTPAKVIVVRIDLNGKITDALKLIQSLKVNWLGLAKGIKSEQQEVATWIKSMEKIGKTFKAIVFNADTTECKHIVNFATEKVIFKDERAEQTGDKYIPTLLGLFAGLPLTRSGTYYNCSNLAKVSQVDNVDELIDKGKLLLINDEGDVRIARAVNSISELTQDITEDMKDIIIIESMDMMTEDIRETFKTWIGKYKNKYENQVLFISSVNSYFRQLMKEDVLDNEYHNHADVDVDAQRLAWLSVGKTEAEQWDIQKVKTMSFKKTVFLLGDIKILNAVEDFKFHINLF from the coding sequence ATGGGTTTACCAAAAATAGAAATAATCTTCAAACAAAAGGCTATTACAGCAATTAAAAGAAGTGCATTAGGCGTTGTAGCTTTGATTGTAAAAGATGATACTAACAAGACTTTTACAACAAGAGAATACAAGAACATCACTGATATTGTAGATGAAGAATATACAGCTGAAAACCTAAAGCTAATTAAGGACACATTTACATTTACTCCAGCAAAAGTCATTGTTGTTAGGATTGATTTAAACGGCAAAATAACAGACGCTTTAAAACTTATACAAAGTTTAAAAGTAAATTGGTTAGGACTTGCAAAGGGAATAAAATCAGAGCAACAAGAAGTGGCGACGTGGATAAAATCAATGGAAAAGATAGGAAAGACATTTAAGGCTATTGTATTTAACGCAGATACGACAGAGTGCAAGCATATAGTAAACTTTGCAACCGAAAAAGTAATATTCAAAGACGAAAGAGCGGAGCAAACAGGAGATAAATATATACCTACTTTGCTTGGACTATTTGCCGGATTGCCACTTACACGCAGTGGGACATATTATAATTGTTCTAATTTGGCTAAGGTATCACAAGTTGACAATGTAGATGAACTTATCGACAAGGGCAAATTGTTACTTATAAACGATGAGGGAGATGTAAGGATAGCAAGAGCTGTAAACTCTATATCAGAGCTTACACAAGATATTACGGAAGATATGAAAGATATCATAATTATAGAAAGTATGGATATGATGACAGAGGACATCAGAGAAACATTTAAAACTTGGATTGGTAAGTATAAAAACAAATACGAAAATCAAGTATTGTTCATATCTTCTGTAAATTCATATTTTAGGCAGCTTATGAAAGAGGATGTACTCGACAATGAATATCATAACCACGCTGATGTAGATGTAGACGCTCAAAGGTTGGCGTGGTTATCTGTAGGTAAGACAGAGGCGGAGCAGTGGGATATACAAAAAGTAAAAACTATGTCATTTAAAAAGACAGTGTTCCTACTTGGAGATATAAAGATATTAAATGCGGTGGAAGATTTCAAATTCCATATTAATTTATTTTAA
- a CDS encoding ParA family protein, with translation MEILSIINLKGGVAKTISSINIAHILATEHNKKVLIIDNDKQGNTSKILNRYKSNSRGTNEILTISYTQENILELIQNTDYENLDIITANMSLLNANLQTILDQTRPQHTRFKKALELIESKKEYDYCIIDNAPDINISTINALACSTIILIPVMIDDFALDGLKELEEQIETTKKELNEKIKYTGVFITNYDRRNEADIQGALFLENLNYNLFNTKIRHTLKMKASTFERKAILDYSNRCSASKDYKELVKEILNIQ, from the coding sequence ATGGAAATACTAAGTATTATAAATCTTAAAGGCGGAGTAGCCAAAACAATATCAAGCATAAACATAGCCCATATACTAGCCACAGAGCACAACAAAAAAGTATTAATAATAGATAATGACAAACAAGGAAATACAAGCAAGATACTAAATAGATACAAGAGTAACAGCAGAGGAACAAATGAAATACTAACCATATCATACACACAAGAAAACATACTGGAGCTAATACAAAATACAGACTATGAAAACCTAGATATAATAACTGCCAACATGTCCCTATTAAATGCAAATCTACAAACAATATTAGACCAAACAAGACCACAGCATACAAGATTTAAGAAAGCATTAGAGCTGATAGAAAGTAAAAAAGAATATGACTACTGCATTATAGATAACGCACCTGACATAAATATATCCACTATAAACGCTCTAGCATGTAGCACAATTATATTAATACCCGTTATGATAGATGATTTTGCCCTAGACGGATTGAAAGAGTTAGAAGAGCAGATAGAAACAACAAAAAAAGAACTCAACGAAAAAATAAAATATACAGGAGTATTTATAACAAACTATGACAGAAGAAACGAAGCAGATATACAAGGAGCATTATTTTTAGAAAATCTTAACTACAATCTATTCAATACTAAGATAAGACATACTCTAAAGATGAAAGCAAGTACATTTGAAAGAAAAGCAATATTAGATTATTCAAATAGATGTAGTGCAAGCAAAGACTATAAAGAGCTGGTAAAAGAAATATTAAATATACAATAA
- a CDS encoding head-tail adaptor protein, giving the protein MNITSMLNNTVDIYEFVLEKNELNEHEKKEKYLKTCYCNIIPMNSKEVKSIADTNANIQTHKFKFRYDSVSDIKKDWIFKFENKVFSVSSWDIDYKNREYIDVYTSLRQE; this is encoded by the coding sequence ATGAACATTACTTCAATGTTAAATAATACTGTAGATATATACGAATTTGTCTTAGAAAAAAACGAATTAAATGAGCATGAAAAAAAAGAAAAATATTTAAAAACTTGTTATTGCAACATTATTCCGATGAACTCTAAAGAAGTCAAATCAATAGCTGATACAAATGCGAATATTCAGACACATAAATTTAAATTTAGATATGACAGCGTATCGGACATAAAAAAAGACTGGATTTTTAAGTTTGAAAACAAGGTTTTTAGTGTAAGTAGCTGGGATATTGATTACAAAAATCGTGAATATATTGATGTATATACTTCGCTACGCCAAGAATAA
- a CDS encoding phage major capsid protein has protein sequence MKRSVALRKKLENLKNQIKTLQDENKITEAHNMLNELNEVKKELEVTEMLEEEENKSIQDNQGLKAVNQKVDKRIIFNKLVLGKELTQAELDFQNQVGATGQVESVDARGGYLVPVEQAEEIKIYMRGLGQLKDYCNVVKVTSKTGTMPIEVEGAEELINFDEISEINQSDFKFAQVKWNVGDYGDIVPISNTLLDDINVDLVGYVKHKFGRKATKTENKKILEIIKGVSTTVTGKDHKAITTALNTKLNSAISEQAVILCNQTSFDFLDNLEDKNGRPILSVDIQDETKRKYKGRKIIVVDDADLTGGATKDFYVGSIEELISFFDREQITMAISKEAGFTKNVTYIKVIERFDVKKVDDKAMVKVAITPTA, from the coding sequence ATGAAAAGAAGTGTTGCATTAAGAAAAAAATTAGAAAATTTGAAAAATCAAATTAAGACGTTACAAGATGAAAACAAGATAACAGAGGCTCATAATATGTTAAACGAGCTAAACGAAGTCAAAAAAGAATTAGAAGTTACGGAAATGTTGGAAGAAGAAGAGAACAAAAGTATCCAAGATAATCAAGGTCTAAAGGCGGTAAATCAAAAAGTTGATAAAAGAATAATCTTCAATAAACTTGTACTCGGAAAAGAACTAACACAAGCAGAATTAGACTTCCAAAATCAAGTTGGAGCAACTGGACAGGTAGAAAGCGTAGACGCAAGGGGAGGATATTTAGTACCAGTAGAGCAAGCAGAAGAAATAAAGATATATATGAGAGGCTTGGGACAATTAAAAGACTATTGTAATGTAGTAAAAGTAACTTCAAAGACTGGTACAATGCCTATAGAAGTTGAGGGAGCGGAAGAACTTATTAACTTCGACGAAATATCCGAAATCAATCAATCTGATTTCAAATTTGCACAAGTTAAGTGGAATGTAGGAGATTATGGAGATATAGTGCCAATCTCAAATACACTACTTGACGATATAAACGTAGATTTAGTAGGATATGTAAAACATAAATTCGGAAGAAAAGCTACAAAGACAGAAAATAAAAAGATATTGGAAATAATAAAAGGCGTTTCAACAACTGTTACAGGCAAAGACCACAAGGCAATAACAACAGCCTTGAACACTAAGTTAAATAGTGCTATATCTGAACAAGCGGTTATATTGTGCAACCAAACATCATTTGACTTCCTTGACAACCTTGAAGATAAAAACGGCAGACCGATACTATCTGTTGACATACAAGATGAAACAAAGAGAAAATACAAAGGTAGAAAAATCATTGTAGTTGATGACGCAGATTTAACAGGCGGAGCAACAAAAGATTTCTATGTTGGCTCAATTGAAGAGCTTATTTCATTTTTTGATAGAGAACAAATAACTATGGCAATATCAAAAGAGGCAGGCTTTACAAAAAATGTAACATACATCAAAGTTATAGAAAGATTTGATGTTAAAAAAGTTGATGATAAAGCTATGGTAAAAGTTGCGATTACACCAACAGCGTAA
- a CDS encoding HK97 gp10 family phage protein, with translation MADDGLNVEELTDFARNFIERTSRQYPNEVKKFLRTEGNKLKRRIKSNAKGKFNTKTGNYMSGFKRGKPYKYNSDEDAIRVYNSQPHAHLLEKGHRIIDKHGNEHGFKQGVNVVDSTSGEFKDEFARDIENWVDDMLNKGID, from the coding sequence ATGGCTGATGATGGCTTAAACGTGGAGGAATTGACAGACTTTGCGAGGAATTTCATAGAAAGAACAAGCAGGCAATATCCTAACGAGGTCAAAAAATTTCTTAGAACAGAGGGAAATAAGTTAAAAAGGCGTATAAAATCTAACGCAAAAGGTAAATTTAACACAAAAACAGGAAATTATATGAGTGGGTTTAAACGTGGAAAGCCGTACAAATACAATTCAGACGAAGACGCTATAAGGGTTTATAATTCACAACCTCACGCACATTTATTAGAAAAAGGTCATAGAATTATAGATAAACATGGTAATGAACACGGTTTTAAACAAGGTGTTAATGTTGTTGACAGCACAAGCGGAGAGTTTAAGGACGAATTTGCAAGAGATATTGAAAATTGGGTTGATGATATGTTAAACAAAGGGATTGATTAA
- a CDS encoding terminase large subunit: MPKKIKDRTTEYAKLIVSGLKICGTTEYLCCKRHLDDLLKSKTKDFEYKFDVEEAERHIDIANELTIAEGTEAQRLETYGFQNFIIGSLHGWKQKRKNFRRYREAYIQIGRQNGKSFIAGETANDFATFIKYELGKIYCTATKQEQANIVWDEIKKFIQSDISLDELYKIKEHEKTITSLVTGTIIKAIGRDTKSADGFRSILAIIDEYHAHKNNQMYKLMLDGQANVDGALTLAITTAGFNLNSPCYKQYQMCKKILNGLLTKDTLLIYITEMDEEDDIYDWKNWLKSNPMRLWNKDNTPNMDKVKIVAEKAIDAKEKQGEDLLNFLTKDLNRWVTYYGEGLVDLEKLALCKSKLKIQDMQGKRAYLGIDLSSGGDLTSIALIFYLDDIDKFYVFSHSFMPELRLAEHEKTDDVPYRLWAKKGLLTLTSGNYGIKTDYKAITQYLKKITEDLNIEIIEVGYDSHNASAYLADLDFLACDLTEVKQSARSLNDATMDFRLSIKALQMLYDEDNELMTWSIGNAVTTKNSFGEIKVEKNQDENRIDVVDAIIDAWKIILIDMNKNGADINESVDDFFDMLNSMKK, from the coding sequence ATGCCTAAGAAAATAAAGGATAGAACTACTGAATATGCGAAACTTATAGTAAGTGGTTTAAAAATATGTGGTACTACTGAATATTTATGTTGCAAAAGGCACTTAGACGATTTACTAAAAAGCAAAACAAAAGACTTTGAATATAAATTTGATGTAGAAGAAGCAGAAAGACATATAGATATAGCCAACGAGCTTACAATTGCAGAGGGAACAGAGGCACAGAGGTTAGAGACGTACGGTTTCCAAAACTTTATTATAGGTAGTTTGCACGGTTGGAAGCAAAAGCGAAAGAACTTTAGACGCTACAGAGAAGCATATATACAGATAGGTAGACAGAACGGAAAATCATTCATAGCAGGAGAAACCGCAAATGATTTTGCAACTTTTATTAAATATGAGCTAGGCAAAATATATTGTACGGCTACAAAGCAAGAGCAAGCAAATATTGTTTGGGACGAGATTAAGAAGTTCATACAATCGGATATTAGCCTTGATGAACTGTATAAGATAAAGGAACATGAAAAAACTATAACAAGTCTTGTAACAGGCACAATAATAAAAGCTATAGGTAGAGATACAAAAAGTGCGGACGGGTTCAGAAGTATATTAGCTATAATAGACGAATACCACGCACATAAAAACAATCAAATGTATAAGTTAATGCTAGACGGTCAAGCCAATGTTGACGGTGCATTAACACTAGCTATAACAACAGCAGGTTTTAACCTTAATAGTCCTTGCTACAAGCAATACCAAATGTGTAAAAAAATACTAAATGGACTATTAACAAAAGATACTTTGTTAATATATATTACCGAAATGGACGAAGAAGATGACATATATGATTGGAAAAATTGGTTAAAATCTAATCCTATGCGATTATGGAACAAAGATAATACGCCAAATATGGATAAGGTAAAGATAGTTGCAGAAAAAGCAATAGACGCAAAAGAGAAGCAAGGCGAAGATTTGTTGAACTTCCTTACAAAAGACCTTAACAGGTGGGTGACGTATTATGGCGAGGGTTTAGTAGACCTTGAAAAATTGGCATTATGTAAAAGCAAATTAAAAATTCAAGATATGCAAGGAAAAAGAGCATATTTGGGAATAGACTTATCCAGCGGTGGTGACTTAACATCAATAGCATTGATATTTTATTTAGATGATATTGATAAATTTTACGTTTTTTCACATTCTTTTATGCCGGAGCTTAGACTTGCAGAACATGAAAAAACTGACGATGTACCTTACAGATTGTGGGCAAAAAAAGGCTTATTAACCTTAACAAGCGGAAATTATGGCATAAAAACAGACTACAAGGCTATAACGCAGTATCTAAAGAAAATAACAGAAGATTTAAACATAGAAATAATTGAAGTCGGATATGATAGCCACAATGCAAGTGCATATCTTGCGGATTTAGATTTTTTAGCTTGTGATTTAACGGAAGTTAAACAAAGTGCAAGGAGTTTGAACGACGCAACAATGGACTTTAGATTGTCAATTAAGGCATTACAAATGCTGTATGACGAGGATAACGAGCTTATGACGTGGAGTATAGGAAATGCTGTAACTACAAAAAATAGTTTTGGAGAAATAAAGGTAGAAAAAAACCAAGATGAAAACAGAATAGACGTTGTAGACGCTATAATCGACGCTTGGAAGATTATACTAATTGATATGAACAAAAATGGAGCAGACATAAACGAAAGTGTGGACGATTTCTTCGATATGTTAAATTCAATGAAAAAATAA
- a CDS encoding phage portal protein, whose product MGRLEKLSNFGKMVSRFFNETDTDSNVKTLSLSEINEFFNKNFQGNLGSDLSETTYFTCLKILSETLGKLSIHLKDKENNRVYKHDTIDVLTLRTNQSMNPSTFKTLMEFNRNHYGNAYAYMKHDNKGNLVALYPLDPRSVTIWVDNAQFFNDILDENSKIYYQYQSNSKTYYLKNDEVLHIKGLTQDGISGMCIREILARTIKGSKESQKYLNNLYEKGLTSKAILKYTGDLDTRKKKELQRQLMELVHDDNGDVIPVPIGFNLEPLNVKLTDSQFFELRKYTSLQIASAFGIKPTQINDFDKSSYANSEMQNLTFYMDTLLYILTIYEEEFNYKLLTKEDRQKGYKYEFNVAKILRGDLKSQAEALTTYTTGSIYTVNEARERAGVPKIDGGDKIMVNGSYVGLDNLGMAYKKE is encoded by the coding sequence TTGGGAAGATTAGAAAAATTAAGTAATTTTGGTAAAATGGTAAGTCGTTTTTTTAATGAAACGGACACGGATAGCAACGTTAAAACTCTTAGTTTAAGCGAAATTAATGAGTTTTTTAATAAAAATTTTCAGGGTAATTTAGGAAGTGATTTAAGCGAAACGACTTATTTTACTTGTTTAAAAATATTATCGGAAACACTCGGAAAATTAAGCATACATCTAAAAGATAAGGAAAATAACAGAGTATATAAACACGATACTATAGATGTTTTAACTCTTAGAACAAATCAAAGTATGAACCCAAGTACGTTCAAAACGTTAATGGAGTTTAACCGCAATCACTATGGAAATGCTTATGCGTATATGAAACACGACAACAAGGGAAATTTAGTAGCCTTATACCCTCTTGACCCTCGAAGTGTTACAATTTGGGTAGATAATGCACAATTTTTCAATGATATACTTGATGAAAACTCAAAAATATACTATCAATATCAGAGCAATTCAAAGACATATTATCTAAAAAATGATGAAGTATTGCACATTAAAGGACTTACACAAGACGGTATAAGCGGAATGTGTATAAGAGAAATACTTGCAAGAACAATAAAAGGCAGTAAGGAAAGTCAAAAATACCTTAACAATCTTTATGAAAAAGGACTTACAAGCAAGGCAATACTGAAATATACAGGAGATTTGGACACAAGGAAGAAAAAAGAACTTCAAAGGCAGTTAATGGAGTTAGTACACGATGACAATGGCGATGTAATACCTGTACCTATCGGCTTTAATTTAGAGCCTTTAAATGTCAAATTAACAGACAGTCAATTTTTTGAGTTAAGGAAATATACATCATTACAAATAGCAAGTGCGTTTGGAATTAAACCAACTCAAATTAACGACTTCGATAAATCATCTTATGCTAATAGTGAAATGCAGAATTTGACTTTTTATATGGACACATTGCTATATATATTAACCATATATGAAGAAGAATTCAACTACAAGCTATTGACAAAGGAAGATAGACAAAAAGGCTATAAGTATGAATTTAATGTTGCTAAGATACTTCGTGGCGATTTGAAATCTCAGGCGGAGGCACTAACAACATATACTACAGGATCAATATACACCGTAAACGAGGCAAGAGAGCGAGCAGGAGTACCCAAAATTGACGGTGGAGATAAAATTATGGTTAATGGCTCGTATGTCGGCTTGGATAATTTGGGAATGGCTTATAAAAAGGAGTGA
- a CDS encoding phage terminase small subunit P27 family, whose protein sequence is MVNIAGRGRKSVSISKGKIGKAEIKRRYEEETKIKLNRDSLVAPEWLSDMAREEFTRVVTEAEAIGLLDNLDLAFLAIYAYAYSSYIEISQKINSSYITTKKVKKGKTQTTVEIINPLIVAQEKYIKQIMQCSTKLGLATTDRLKLIVPVKEEKETNKFLKFLK, encoded by the coding sequence GTGGTAAACATAGCGGGTAGAGGGCGAAAATCGGTATCTATTTCTAAAGGGAAAATAGGCAAAGCAGAAATCAAGAGAAGATACGAAGAAGAAACAAAAATAAAACTCAACCGTGATAGTTTGGTAGCTCCTGAGTGGTTAAGTGATATGGCAAGAGAAGAATTTACACGAGTAGTAACGGAAGCAGAAGCTATAGGGCTATTAGATAATTTGGATTTGGCTTTTTTGGCGATATATGCGTATGCATATAGTAGCTACATAGAAATATCACAAAAAATCAATAGTAGCTATATCACTACTAAGAAAGTAAAAAAGGGAAAGACACAAACTACCGTAGAAATTATAAATCCTCTTATAGTTGCACAAGAAAAATATATAAAACAAATAATGCAATGCTCAACTAAGCTAGGTTTAGCAACAACGGATAGATTGAAATTAATAGTTCCGGTTAAAGAGGAAAAAGAAACTAATAAGTTTCTTAAATTTCTTAAATAA
- a CDS encoding head maturation protease, ClpP-related, which yields MKFLKIKNSENKAEIYINGDIVDDSWNYNWDDDPSIYPLDIKKALDDYKDKDIDVHINSGGGDVFAGIGISNMLKQHKGKTTAYIDGIAGSIASVIAFGCNKIVMPSNAFLMVHKPYTFAMGNANDLAKVIETLDTIQQGIVNTYLDHTKEDYKYEDINKLVDDETWLTGDKASEYFDIILIDSLKVVNCTSNLYKNFKSVPKGIFQEETSKEDENTVDLELLNKKIDLSLAL from the coding sequence ATGAAGTTTTTGAAGATTAAAAACAGTGAAAATAAGGCAGAAATCTATATAAACGGAGATATTGTAGATGATAGTTGGAACTATAATTGGGACGATGACCCGAGTATTTATCCGCTGGACATCAAAAAGGCGTTAGATGACTACAAAGATAAAGATATTGACGTGCATATAAACAGTGGCGGAGGCGATGTATTCGCTGGTATAGGTATATCAAATATGTTAAAACAGCACAAAGGTAAGACTACAGCATATATAGACGGTATAGCTGGAAGTATAGCAAGTGTAATTGCGTTTGGATGTAACAAAATAGTAATGCCAAGTAATGCGTTTTTAATGGTGCATAAACCATATACATTTGCAATGGGTAATGCAAACGACTTGGCAAAGGTCATTGAAACGTTGGACACAATCCAACAAGGAATTGTAAATACTTACTTAGACCACACGAAAGAAGACTACAAATACGAAGACATCAATAAATTAGTAGATGATGAAACGTGGTTAACTGGAGATAAGGCAAGTGAGTATTTCGATATAATATTAATAGATAGTTTGAAAGTTGTAAATTGCACTTCAAACTTATATAAAAACTTCAAATCAGTACCAAAGGGAATATTTCAAGAAGAAACATCAAAAGAGGACGAAAATACAGTAGATTTGGAGTTGTTAAATAAAAAAATTGACTTAAGTTTAGCACTTTAA